A portion of the Coturnix japonica isolate 7356 chromosome 4, Coturnix japonica 2.1, whole genome shotgun sequence genome contains these proteins:
- the LOC107312499 gene encoding nuclear cap-binding protein subunit 2: MSGLLHTTLSGLNSDSYCEISRYRDQHFRGSKKLQEKFLKISSTLYVGNLSFYTTEEQIQELFSKCGDVKKIIMGLDKVKKTACGFCFVEYYTRADAEHAMRFINGTRLDDRIVRTDWDAGFKEGRQYGRGKTGGQVRDEYRTDYDVGRGGFGKIIQMQKANQQPAVY, encoded by the exons ATGTCGGGGCTGCTGCACACCACGCTCAGCGGGCTCAACAGCGACTCGTACTGCGAGATCAGCCGATACCGGGACCAGCACTTCCGG GGGAGCAAAAAGCTTCAGGAGAAGTTCCTGAAGATCTCCTCCACGCTGTACGTGGGCAACCTGTCCTTCTACACCACCGAGGAGCAGATCCAGGAGCTGTTCTCCAAGTGTGGCGATGTCAAGAAGATCATCATGGGGCTGGACAAGGTGAAGAAAACAGCCTGCGGCTTCTGCTTCGTGGA ATATTACACAAGAGCAGATGCTGAGCACGCAATGCGATTCATCAACGGCACACGGCTCGATGACCGCATTGTTCGAACAGACTGGGATGCAGGATTCAAGGAGGGACGGCAGTATGGAAGAGGAAAGACTGGTGGACAG GTGCGAGATGAATACCGGACAGACTACGATGTGGGAAGAGGAGGTTTTGGCAAGATTATACAGATGCAGAAGGCAAATCAACAGCCTGCAGTCTACTAA
- the SLC7A3 gene encoding cationic amino acid transporter 3, translating to MFGGKMSSLGKKLIRRRMVDLSSEETRFARCLSTLDLIALGVGSTLGAGVYVLTGEVAKDTAGPSIVLCFLVAALSSILAGLCYAEFGARVPKTGSAYLYSYVTVGEIWAFTTGWNLILSYVIGTASVARAWSAAFDNIISNQISTFFMNKTTLHLPGVLAERPDFFALILIALLTALLTFGVSESALVNKIFTAVNLLVLAFVFIAGCIKGDIKNWQLTVEDYINLTQSHETEEVRRKAFGSGGFVPFKLEGILMGAATCFYAFVGFDCIATTGEEARNPQRSIPIGIIVSLLICFVAYFGVSAALTLMVPYFMLNKKSPLPEAFKEVGWEPARYAVAIGSLCALSTSLLGSMFPMPRVIYAMAEDGLLFKFLSRINSRTKTPLSATITSGLLAAVLAFLLDLKDLVDLMSIGTLLAYSLVAVCVLILRYQPGQLNSPKAVEMLELNGNEEERAVMNPNIAATGTKQKETLSLTALFSPSADTPTALSGCIVYVCVSIMAVLVTVICVVLTLKVKALKEANVAWILVLVLLLMALLIPTIIIWRQPQSNARLNFKVPFLPLLPLCSIFVNILLMVQLSTGTWVRFAIWMAVGFMIYFGYGIRNSVEGKNAKELRGSTTENPLQHPGMELSHGAAAI from the exons AtgtttggggggaaaatgaGCAGCCTTGGGAAGAAGCTGATCCGCCGGCGCATGGTGGATCTGAGTTCCGAGGAGACGCGCTTTGCTCGCTGCCTCTCCACACTGGACCTCATCGCCCTGGGGGTGGGCAGCACGCTGGGTGCTGGTGTGTACGTGCTGACCGGGGAAGTGGCCAAGGATACAGCCGGTCCATCCATCGTCCTCTGCTTCCTGGTGGCCGCACTGTCATCGATACTGGCCGGGCTCTGCTATGCAGAGTTTGGAGCCCGTGTCCCCAAGACCGGCTCTGCCTACCTCTACAGCTACGTCACGGTCGGTGAGATCTGGGCTTTCACCACTGGCTGGAACCTCATCCTGTCCTATGTGATAG GCACAGCCAGCGTGGCCCGAGCCTGGAGCGCAGCATTCGACAACATCATCAGCAACCAAATCTCCACCTTCTTCATGAACAAGACCACGCTGCACCTGCCGGGGGTGCTGGCCGAGCGCCCGGACTTCTTTGCGTTGATCCTGATCGCGTTGCTCACTG CATTGCTGACCTTTGGCGTCAGTGAGTCCGCCCTGGTGAACAAAATCTTCACGGCGGTGAACCTGCTGGTGTTGGCCTTCGTCTTCATCGCCGGCTGCATCAAGGGAGACATCAAGAACTGGCAGCTGACGGTGGAGGATTACATCAACCTCACGCAGTCGCATGAGACAGAGGAAGTCAG AAGAAAAGCCTTCGGCTCCGGTGGGTTTGTCCCCTTTAAGCTGGAAGGGATTCTGATGGGTGCTGCCACGTGTTTCTACGCCTTCGTGGGTTTCGACTGCATCGCCACCACAG GGGAGGAAGCCAGGAACCCGCAGCGCTCCATCCCCATTGGAATCATTGTGTCCCTCCTCATCTGCTTCGTGGCCTATTTCGGGGTCTCTGCGGCCCTCACGCTGATGGTGCCCTACTTCATGCTGAATAAGAAGAGCCCGCTGCCCGAGGCCTTCAAGGAAGTGGGCTGGGAGCCTGCCCGCTATGCCGTTGCCATTGGCTCGCTCTGCGCACTCTCCACCAG CTTGCTGGGCTCGATGTTTCCCATGCCGCGTGTGATCTACGCCATGGCAGAGGATGGGCTGCTCTTCAAGTTCCTCTCCAGAATCAACAGTCGCACCAAGACTCCTCTCTCAGCCACCATCACCTCAGGGCTGCTCGCGG CTGTGTTGGCCTTCCTCCTTGACCTGAAAGACCTGGTGGACCTCATGTCGATCGGCACGCTGCTGGCTTACTCCCTGGTCGCTGTGTGTGTGCTCATCCTCCG gtacCAGCCTGGGCAGCTGAACTCCCCAAAGGCCGTGGAGATGCTGGAGCTGAATGGGAATGAGGAGGAGAGAGCTGTCATGAACCCAAACATCGCTGCCACAGGCACCAAACAGAAGGAGACGCTGTCCCTTACAGCACTCTTCAGTCCATCTGCAGACACTCCCACGGCACTCTCAGGGTGCATCGTCTACGTCTGTGTCTCAATCATGG ctgtgctggttaCGGTCATCTGTGTGGTGCTGACCCTCAAGGTGAAGGCGCTGAAGGAGGCCAACGTGGCCTGGATCTTGGTCCTGGTGCTGCTCCTCATGGCTCTGCTCATCCCCACCATCATCATTTGGAGGCAGCCGCAGAGCAATGCGCGGTTGAACTTCAAG GTACCTTTCCTCCCACTCCTTCCACTCTGCAGCATCTTTGTTAACATCCTGCTGATGGTGCAGCTGAGTACCGGCACCTGGGTGCGCTTTGCCATCTGGATGGCTGTGG GTTTTATGATATACTTTGGCTATGGCATTCGGAACAGTGTGGAAGGGAAAAATGCAAAGGAGCTTCGAGGTTCCACAACTGAAAACCCTCTACAGCACCCTGGGATGGAGCtcagccatggggctgctgcaaTCTGA
- the LOC107312498 gene encoding LOW QUALITY PROTEIN: serine protease 23-like (The sequence of the model RefSeq protein was modified relative to this genomic sequence to represent the inferred CDS: substituted 1 base at 1 genomic stop codon), producing MRVTRCCSCWEGHALLESRGSTSEQQDFWRDRGNSSPRGIPAILLQHCQALPSKRAAGDQRSGKMTRCQVVSILLLSFLPSTAAGGSVPTLVPRSTLQLGRARFLAQPVLELATRCDQAYVQWEAALLPQDFQEYLFYXTLHANGTRTLTTVELSPGEGSMERRWPRRRTRRKQQIYGTDGQFSISGNHFLMDYPFSTTVKISTGCTGVLLSEQHILAAAHCVHNDQDYVKGAKKIKVGFLTPANGTGRPVMRWAHVRRTQVPKGWIQSLNSVSMDYDYALLELCRPHQRPHMELTVAPAAEEMAGKRIHFSGFDSDRPGELLYRFCGVEDETAHLIYQHCNARPGASGSGVYGKVWDPMQHKWERKVIGIFSGHQWLEVGGEQQDYNVAVLLTAPKFAQICYWIKGDYKSCQN from the exons ATGCGGGTCaccaggtgctgcagctgctgggagggaCATGCCCTGTTGGAATCTAGGGGATCCACATCCGAGCAGCAGGACTTCTGGCGTGACAGAGGAAACTCATCCCCTCGTGGTATTCCTGCAAtactcctgcagcactgccaggcacTGCCATCCAAAAGAGCTGCAGGAGATCAAAG GTCTGGAAAGATGACTCGCTGCCAGGTGGTTTCCAtcctcttgctttccttccttcccagcactgcagctgggggTTCAGTTCCCACCCTCGTTCCCCGGTCCACgctgcagctgggcagagcGCGGTTCTTGGCACAGCCTGTGTTGGAGTTGGCTACGCGCTGTGACCAGGCGTATGTCCAGTGGGAGGCCGCTCTGCTCCCCCAGGACTTCCAGGAGTACCTCTTTTATTAGACACTGCACGCCAACGGCACCCGCACCCTCACCACAGTGGAGCTGAGCCCCGGTGAGGGCAGCATGGAGAGGAGGTGGCCAAGGAGGCGCACGCGGCGCAAGCAACAGATTTATGGCACGGATGGACAGTTTTCCATCAGCGGGAACCACTTCCTGATGGACTACCCCTTCTCCACCACAGTTAAGATCTCCACGGGGTGCACAGGGGTGCTGCTGTCCGAGCAGCACATCCTCGCGGCTGCCCACTGTGTCCACAATGACCAAGATTATGTGAAGGGTGCCAAGAAGATCAAGGTGGGCTTCCTGACGCCAGCCAATGGCACGGGGAGGCCGGTGATGCGCTGGGCTCATGTGCGACGCACGCAGGTGCCCAAGGGTTGGATCCAGAGCCTCAACTCAGTCAGCATGGACTATGATTATGCCCTTTTGGAGCTATGCAGACCACACCAGCGCCCGCACATGGAGCTGACGgtggctccagcagcagaggagatggCTGGGAAGAGGATTCATTTCTCAGGGTTTGACAGTGACCGGCCAGGAGAGCTGCTATACCGCTTCTGTGGGGTGGAGGATGAGACGGCACACCTCATCTACCAGCACTGCAATGCCAGGCCTGGCGCTTCCGGCTCTGGGGTGTATGGCAAGGTGTGGGATCCCATGCAGCACAAGTGGGAGAGGAAGGTGATTGGCATCTTCTCCGGGCATCAGTGGCTGGAAGTCGGGGGGGAGCAGCAGGACTATAATGTTGCTGTTCTCCTGACTGCTCCCAAGTTTGCTCAGATTTGTTATTGGATCAAAGGGGACTATAAAAGCTGCCAGAATTAA